The following proteins are co-located in the Triplophysa dalaica isolate WHDGS20190420 chromosome 2, ASM1584641v1, whole genome shotgun sequence genome:
- the zfyve27 gene encoding protrudin isoform X3 produces MQCSTSSSSPPETPQTGGDRAEFTQLPSKDVSFGGSTSELSSPKALTFDLLNMVISFKWMAFYLEPITDTVEVVRYLLGWRMPWCSLLSYILLNILFLTLSEGVWISLLLLGVSAPAVLGYLGDRCKSVTSEIAAQRKKHYAVQRKDLQTVQMSKQEAMLEVKGMLKRIDDLLTQTCVYAEIVYKVLYWESHAVSTMFYGSVLTAVCLLYTAPAGLSLSVLNSALFLWNKDFCRVLLELKEFVFPSRVQPAEETEPFDSDQGQLLDRTPTPTSVEDLSPGNIEEAEEAEPDDEFKDAIEVRSVVNLLPKVLWRRRLHKDDEDMSSGAPEFDTVSDNGLLSRNEPIRSKVSKLTEKLRKRVPSNTGNCFQCNSAFSVLKKRRNCSNCGVSFCSRCCSHKVFKSTMGATAPEAQRETVFVCSMCNTFLSTK; encoded by the exons ATGCAGTGTAGcacttcctcctcctctcctcctGAGACCCCGCAGACGGGTGGAGACAGGGCAGAATTTACCCAGCTGCCCTCTAAAGATGTCTCATTTGGGGGCAGCACGTCTGAGCTGAGTAGCCCCAAAGcactgacctttgacctcctCAACATGGTGATTTCCTTCAAGTGGATGGCCTTCTACCTGGAGCCCATCACAGACACGGTTGAGGTAGTGCGGTACCTTCTTGG atggAGAATGCCATGGTGCTCCCTATTGAGTTACATCCTGCTCAACATCCTCTTCTTAACTCTGAGCGAAG GCGTTTGGATCTCTCTGCTTCTGCTTGGGGTCTCGGCTCCAGCCGTGCTGGGTTACCTGGGCGACCGCTGCAAGAGCGTCACCAGCGAGATAGCGGCTCAGAGGAAGAAACACTATGCGGTCCAGCGCAAAGACCTTCAGACGGTCCAAATGAGCAAACAGGAAGCCATGCTAGAGGTCAAGGGCAT gcTGAAACGCATTGATGACCTGTTGACCCAGACGTGTGTGTATGCAGAAATTGTGTATAAGGTTTTGTATTGGGAGAGCCATGCAGTTTCCACGAT GTTTTATGGTTCAGTGCTGACAGCGGTTTGTTTACTGTACACGGCTCCTGCGGGTTTAAGTCTGTCTGTACTCAACAGCGCCCTCTTTCTTTGGAACAAAGACTTCTGCAGAG TTCTTCTGGAGCTGAAGGAGTTTGTTTTCCCGAGTCGCGTCCAGCCAGCCGAAGAAACGGAACCGTTTGATTCAGATCAGGGCCAACTGCTGGACCGCACGCCCACTCCCACCAGTGTAGAG GATCTGTCGCCTGGCAACATTGAAGAGGCTGAGGAGGCGGAGCCTGATGATGAGTTTAAAGACGCAATAGAG GTGCGGTCGGTAGTCAATTTGCTACCAAAGGTTTTGTGGAGGCGGAGACTCCATAAG GACGATGAAGACATGTCATCTGGTGCTCCTGAGTTTGACACCGTGTCTGATAATGGATTGTTGAGTAGAAACGAGCCCATCCGCAGTAAAGTCTCCAAACTTACAGAGAAACTACGCAAGCGGGTTCCTTCCAACACAG gAAACTGTTTCCAGTGTAATTcagcattttctgttttaaagaaAAGG AGAAACTGCAGTAACTGCGGGGTCAGTTTCTGTTCTCGCTGCTGCTCACATAAAGTGTTCAAGTCCACCATGGGAGCCACAG CGCCTGAGGCTCAGAGagaaactgtgtttgtgtgttctatGTGTAATACCTTCCTGAGCACCAAGTAG
- the zfyve27 gene encoding protrudin isoform X7: MQCSTSSSSPPETPQTGGDRAEFTQLPSKDVSFGGSTSELSSPKALTFDLLNMVISFKWMAFYLEPITDTVEVVRYLLGWRMPWCSLLSYILLNILFLTLSEGVWISLLLLGVSAPAVLGYLGDRCKSVTSEIAAQRKKHYAVQRKDLQTVQMSKQEAMLEVKGMLKRIDDLLTQTCVYAEIVYKVLYWESHAVSTMFYGSVLTAVCLLYTAPAGLSLSVLNSALFLWNKDFCRVLLELKEFVFPSRVQPAEETEPFDSDQGQLLDRTPTPTSVEDLSPGNIEEAEEAEPDDEFKDAIEDDEDMSSGAPEFDTVSDNGLLSRNEPIRSKVSKLTEKLRKRVPSNTGNCFQCNSAFSVLKKRRNCSNCGVSFCSRCCSHKVFKSTMGATAPEAQRETVFVCSMCNTFLSTK; the protein is encoded by the exons ATGCAGTGTAGcacttcctcctcctctcctcctGAGACCCCGCAGACGGGTGGAGACAGGGCAGAATTTACCCAGCTGCCCTCTAAAGATGTCTCATTTGGGGGCAGCACGTCTGAGCTGAGTAGCCCCAAAGcactgacctttgacctcctCAACATGGTGATTTCCTTCAAGTGGATGGCCTTCTACCTGGAGCCCATCACAGACACGGTTGAGGTAGTGCGGTACCTTCTTGG atggAGAATGCCATGGTGCTCCCTATTGAGTTACATCCTGCTCAACATCCTCTTCTTAACTCTGAGCGAAG GCGTTTGGATCTCTCTGCTTCTGCTTGGGGTCTCGGCTCCAGCCGTGCTGGGTTACCTGGGCGACCGCTGCAAGAGCGTCACCAGCGAGATAGCGGCTCAGAGGAAGAAACACTATGCGGTCCAGCGCAAAGACCTTCAGACGGTCCAAATGAGCAAACAGGAAGCCATGCTAGAGGTCAAGGGCAT gcTGAAACGCATTGATGACCTGTTGACCCAGACGTGTGTGTATGCAGAAATTGTGTATAAGGTTTTGTATTGGGAGAGCCATGCAGTTTCCACGAT GTTTTATGGTTCAGTGCTGACAGCGGTTTGTTTACTGTACACGGCTCCTGCGGGTTTAAGTCTGTCTGTACTCAACAGCGCCCTCTTTCTTTGGAACAAAGACTTCTGCAGAG TTCTTCTGGAGCTGAAGGAGTTTGTTTTCCCGAGTCGCGTCCAGCCAGCCGAAGAAACGGAACCGTTTGATTCAGATCAGGGCCAACTGCTGGACCGCACGCCCACTCCCACCAGTGTAGAG GATCTGTCGCCTGGCAACATTGAAGAGGCTGAGGAGGCGGAGCCTGATGATGAGTTTAAAGACGCAATAGAG GACGATGAAGACATGTCATCTGGTGCTCCTGAGTTTGACACCGTGTCTGATAATGGATTGTTGAGTAGAAACGAGCCCATCCGCAGTAAAGTCTCCAAACTTACAGAGAAACTACGCAAGCGGGTTCCTTCCAACACAG gAAACTGTTTCCAGTGTAATTcagcattttctgttttaaagaaAAGG AGAAACTGCAGTAACTGCGGGGTCAGTTTCTGTTCTCGCTGCTGCTCACATAAAGTGTTCAAGTCCACCATGGGAGCCACAG CGCCTGAGGCTCAGAGagaaactgtgtttgtgtgttctatGTGTAATACCTTCCTGAGCACCAAGTAG